One Streptomyces sp. NBC_01217 genomic region harbors:
- a CDS encoding DMT family transporter, with translation MSSLALSVLLSLVSAVAYAAGAIVQERVATAGDGRSLAPLRNRVWWGAVALNGVGAVLHVAALAYGPLSLVQPLGALTIVFALPMAALFVRRRAGAGPDQLTLAGVTIGGVAVLLLISKGLHRPVVRSVILAGAAGIAFGIASVFTKTVAVQWTSGAAEAGMPALLAIAGFATAGLLLSQAAYRGAGLTAPLATVTVVNPVIAAAVGITMFDEQFRYGTAGTMLALASGVVAAGGLILLTTERLGAEQRAGQPAGSERPAVPGDGTQGPEAEPGVGGAAEPAPDPVLPAGTRTVVVRPELVPTTPAGAVEAIAETFSQARPMPVTLPQERRLGQMEFGPGRSSRTDTAPRRGGVAAGPVAPADAAGPRGTVQTLTPPALR, from the coding sequence ATGAGTTCCCTCGCGCTGTCCGTGCTCCTGTCACTGGTCTCCGCGGTCGCCTACGCGGCCGGGGCGATCGTCCAGGAGCGCGTGGCCACGGCTGGAGACGGCCGCTCGCTCGCTCCCCTGCGCAACCGTGTCTGGTGGGGCGCCGTGGCGCTCAACGGCGTGGGCGCGGTCCTGCATGTCGCGGCCCTGGCCTACGGCCCGCTCAGTCTCGTCCAGCCGCTCGGTGCGCTGACCATCGTCTTCGCCCTGCCGATGGCGGCGCTCTTCGTACGCCGCCGGGCAGGGGCCGGCCCGGATCAGCTGACGCTCGCCGGTGTGACGATCGGTGGCGTCGCGGTGCTCCTCCTGATCTCCAAGGGCTTGCACCGGCCGGTGGTACGGAGCGTGATCCTGGCCGGGGCCGCGGGCATCGCCTTCGGTATCGCCTCGGTGTTCACGAAGACGGTGGCTGTGCAGTGGACCTCCGGCGCGGCGGAGGCCGGAATGCCTGCGCTGCTGGCGATCGCCGGTTTCGCGACTGCCGGGCTGCTGCTCTCCCAGGCCGCGTACCGGGGCGCCGGGCTGACCGCGCCACTGGCCACGGTGACGGTGGTGAATCCGGTGATAGCCGCGGCGGTCGGCATCACCATGTTCGATGAGCAGTTCCGGTACGGCACGGCGGGCACCATGCTCGCGCTGGCCTCCGGCGTGGTCGCCGCGGGCGGGCTGATCCTTCTCACGACGGAGCGGCTCGGCGCGGAGCAGCGGGCCGGGCAGCCGGCCGGGAGTGAGCGCCCCGCCGTTCCGGGGGACGGGACGCAGGGCCCGGAAGCGGAACCCGGCGTCGGAGGTGCCGCGGAACCGGCCCCAGATCCGGTGCTGCCGGCCGGGACGCGGACGGTCGTCGTCCGGCCCGAGCTCGTACCGACGACGCCCGCCGGGGCCGTCGAAGCCATTGCGGAAACGTTCTCGCAGGCCCGGCCGATGCCTGTGACGCTGCCGCAGGAGCGTCGGCTCGGGCAGATGGAGTTCGGGCCCGGGCGGTCGTCCCGCACCGACACCGCACCACGGCGGGGCGGCGTTGCCGCGGGGCCCGTCGCACCGGCGGATGCGGCCGGGCCCCGGGGGACCGTTCAGACGCTGACGCCGCCCGCCCTGAGGTAG
- a CDS encoding PA14 domain-containing protein codes for MRIRKKLVLLLAAVLGTAGLYAVPTASAAPDPGSAVEVHGLKGEYYTQSAPGAFDFGQLKATGFDPDIDFPTLESRLSSATGQNDDVSVRWTGKIVPEKTGSHVFSMIGDNGFRLWVDGKPVIDHWVDDWEKEQTSQPVELTAGQAYDLKVEFFEHQGGSNLHLKWTEPGGSKVPVPQSAFRLPDGFAYDGAIGATVLADGRTLKLDFAQKLAPLPAGLVNHLDAVIGGAKWPLGSVEADPADPRSLTVALKEPVVGNKAGNAKGLADIRYDGAGALAGEDQKAVGAFWSSGPNRSTYELRTEWADEVGPGNALPEYPRPQLTRDDWQNLNGSWEFAAAEAGEQPPVGRKLGEKILVPYPVESQLSGIQRHEDRMWYRRTFTVPKDWKVASAKRLQLNFGAVDWQSEVYVNGTKVAEHKGGYDKFSADITDALKPGRTQELIVGVYDPTDAANGENPPMGKQRLDPSGIWYTPSSGIWQTVWMEPVAADHADSLKLTPDVPGGKLAVEVRGVRDGVPVTATVYDGGRKVGTAAGRTGSPLNVRVPNPHLWSADDPHLYKLKVGVGSDRVGSYFGMRSIAVEKVNGTPRTVLNGKPVFLMATLDQGFWPDGLHTAPTDEALAYDLRMHKAMGFNSVRKHIKVEPDRWFYWADKLGLLVWQDMPAMNTVNPSTAARAEYEREMKEMIDEHSSHPSVVMWVTFNEGWGQYDQARIADQAKSWDPTRLVNNMSGLNCCGAVDGGNGDIADAHGYPSPALPQPDGERALVSGEYGGLGLAVPGHAWAVQQSYIAVDPATYTDDYLVKLDEVRRLACMGSNGAVYTQISDVEGELNGLLTYDRRVVKPDVKRIRAAQDALVRDASKPVVAGCPAA; via the coding sequence GTGCGCATCAGAAAGAAACTGGTTCTACTGCTCGCTGCCGTTCTCGGCACAGCGGGCCTGTACGCCGTGCCCACCGCTTCGGCCGCCCCGGACCCCGGGAGTGCCGTCGAAGTGCATGGCCTGAAGGGCGAGTACTACACCCAGTCCGCACCCGGTGCCTTTGACTTCGGGCAGCTCAAGGCCACCGGATTCGACCCGGACATCGACTTCCCGACGCTTGAGTCCCGGCTGAGTTCGGCCACCGGGCAGAACGACGACGTCAGCGTCCGGTGGACCGGGAAGATCGTGCCGGAGAAGACCGGCTCCCATGTCTTCTCGATGATCGGGGACAACGGCTTCCGTCTCTGGGTCGACGGGAAGCCGGTCATCGACCACTGGGTCGACGACTGGGAGAAGGAACAGACCTCGCAGCCGGTCGAGTTGACCGCAGGCCAGGCGTACGACCTCAAGGTCGAGTTCTTCGAGCACCAGGGAGGCTCCAACCTCCATCTCAAGTGGACCGAACCCGGCGGCAGCAAGGTGCCGGTGCCGCAGTCGGCCTTCCGGCTCCCCGACGGCTTCGCGTACGACGGAGCCATCGGCGCCACCGTGCTCGCCGACGGCCGCACCCTCAAGCTGGACTTCGCGCAGAAGCTCGCGCCGCTGCCCGCCGGGCTGGTGAACCACCTCGACGCCGTCATCGGCGGTGCGAAGTGGCCGCTCGGCAGCGTCGAGGCGGACCCGGCCGACCCGCGCAGCCTCACCGTCGCGCTCAAGGAACCCGTCGTCGGCAACAAGGCCGGAAACGCCAAGGGGCTTGCCGACATCCGCTACGACGGCGCGGGGGCGCTGGCGGGTGAGGACCAGAAGGCCGTCGGGGCCTTCTGGTCCAGCGGGCCGAACCGCTCCACGTACGAGCTGCGCACCGAGTGGGCCGACGAGGTGGGTCCGGGCAACGCGCTGCCCGAGTACCCGCGGCCCCAGCTCACCCGTGACGACTGGCAGAACCTGAACGGCTCCTGGGAGTTCGCCGCGGCCGAGGCGGGGGAGCAGCCCCCGGTCGGCAGGAAGCTCGGTGAGAAGATCCTCGTCCCGTATCCGGTCGAGTCGCAGCTCTCCGGGATTCAGCGGCACGAGGACCGGATGTGGTACCGCCGCACCTTCACCGTCCCCAAGGACTGGAAGGTCGCTTCGGCCAAGCGGCTTCAGCTGAACTTCGGGGCCGTCGACTGGCAGTCCGAGGTGTACGTCAACGGCACGAAGGTCGCCGAACACAAGGGCGGCTACGACAAGTTCAGTGCCGACATCACCGACGCGCTGAAGCCCGGCCGCACCCAGGAGCTGATCGTCGGCGTCTACGACCCGACCGACGCGGCGAACGGCGAGAACCCGCCGATGGGCAAGCAGCGCCTCGACCCGAGCGGCATCTGGTACACCCCGTCATCCGGGATCTGGCAGACGGTGTGGATGGAGCCGGTCGCCGCCGACCACGCGGACTCGCTCAAGCTCACCCCCGACGTCCCGGGCGGGAAGCTCGCCGTCGAGGTGCGCGGGGTGCGGGACGGGGTGCCCGTCACGGCGACCGTGTACGACGGCGGGCGCAAGGTCGGGACGGCCGCCGGCCGCACCGGATCGCCGCTGAACGTGCGCGTGCCGAATCCGCATCTGTGGTCCGCGGACGATCCGCATCTGTACAAGCTGAAGGTCGGCGTCGGATCGGACCGGGTGGGCAGCTACTTCGGGATGCGGTCCATCGCCGTCGAGAAGGTGAACGGCACCCCGCGCACCGTACTCAACGGCAAGCCGGTCTTCCTGATGGCCACCCTCGACCAGGGCTTCTGGCCCGACGGGCTGCACACCGCGCCCACCGACGAGGCCCTCGCGTACGACCTGAGGATGCACAAGGCGATGGGGTTCAACTCCGTCCGCAAGCACATCAAGGTCGAGCCCGACCGCTGGTTCTACTGGGCCGACAAGCTGGGCCTGCTGGTCTGGCAGGACATGCCGGCGATGAACACGGTCAACCCGTCCACCGCCGCCCGGGCCGAGTACGAGCGAGAGATGAAGGAGATGATCGACGAACACTCCAGCCATCCGTCCGTCGTCATGTGGGTCACCTTCAACGAGGGCTGGGGCCAGTACGACCAGGCCCGCATCGCCGACCAGGCCAAGTCCTGGGACCCGACCCGGCTGGTCAACAACATGAGCGGCCTCAACTGCTGCGGTGCGGTGGACGGCGGCAACGGTGACATCGCCGACGCGCACGGCTACCCGAGCCCCGCGCTTCCCCAGCCGGACGGCGAACGCGCCCTGGTCAGCGGCGAGTACGGGGGGCTCGGCCTGGCCGTTCCGGGACACGCCTGGGCCGTACAGCAGTCGTACATCGCGGTCGACCCGGCCACGTACACCGACGACTATCTGGTCAAGCTCGACGAGGTGCGCAGGCTCGCCTGCATGGGCAGCAACGGCGCCGTCTACACCCAGATCTCGGACGTCGAAGGGGAGTTGAACGGGCTCCTCACCTATGACCGACGGGTCGTCAAACCCGATGTGAAGCGGATCAGGGCGGCGCAGGACGCACTCGTCCGCGATGCGTCGAAACCGGTCGTGGCGGGCTGCCCCGCCGCCTGA
- a CDS encoding GH92 family glycosyl hydrolase, which produces MHRTRTPRPRLRGPAAVLAAVALLGGVLTTGATAQAAPRTDGQLTDLVNPFIGTQNEGNTYPGASVPFGMVQLSPDTGHNTGYDYGENHIRGFSAVHLSGVGCGLGGDLPTLPTTGDITQTDYAKYAAEFSHDDEKASPGYYRVGLKTGIDAELTASRRTGVQRYTFPATDKANVLLNAGQSLHRTLSSRVEILDSRTVRTAITGSGFCQDTKPYTLYTITRFDRPFTTSGTWNGDTVTEGSKESSATGARNGAWLRFDTTEDRTVEATTALSYVDARGAALNLRAEGGRSFDRVERAARQTWEKRLEGVKAQGGSDHLRRTFYSSLYRSFLAPNIGSDVDGRYTGWDQKIHHVKGFTYYQNWSLWDTYRTQAQLLSLLAPRESRDMAISVLRIDAESGWLPKWGYGTVETNIMTGDPVTPFLTNAYQQGLLKGYEEEAYRALKKNADGVPPTDSAPVGREANVQYLKDGFAPYIKDRPHAKPGDSDFDHGASATLEYALSDAMLGEMARDLGHDADAKRYEDRAQNYRKIFDSTTGFFRARDAAGAFTGPADPAQSEGFHEGTSWQYQWLVPQDLPGMVSLIGGKDAANQRLDSFFAYDKLLADPARTAREVWVNGPYAYYNADKYNPQNEPDLIAPYTYLSTGQPWKTTDVVHAALTLFTDTPTGMTGNDDLGTMSAWMVLSSIGVFPVQPGTDTWGLSTPAFERVDIALDRRYYPRGSLTVSAPGTSGTDRYIQSARLDGTAQSRTYLTTDDIRSARSLSFTVGSEPSAWGTSAADAPPALG; this is translated from the coding sequence ATGCACCGGACTCGGACCCCACGGCCGCGACTGCGCGGCCCGGCGGCCGTACTCGCCGCCGTCGCGCTCCTCGGCGGTGTCCTCACCACCGGGGCCACGGCCCAGGCCGCGCCCCGTACCGACGGACAACTGACCGACCTGGTCAACCCGTTCATCGGCACCCAGAACGAGGGCAACACCTACCCCGGCGCCTCCGTGCCCTTCGGCATGGTGCAGCTCTCCCCGGACACCGGCCACAACACCGGCTACGACTACGGCGAGAACCACATCCGCGGATTCTCCGCCGTCCATCTCTCCGGCGTCGGCTGCGGCCTGGGCGGCGATCTGCCGACCCTGCCCACCACCGGAGACATCACGCAGACCGACTACGCCAAGTACGCGGCGGAGTTCAGCCACGACGACGAGAAGGCGAGCCCCGGCTACTACCGCGTCGGGCTGAAGACCGGGATCGACGCCGAACTCACCGCGAGCAGGCGCACCGGCGTACAGCGCTACACCTTCCCCGCCACCGACAAGGCCAACGTCCTGCTCAACGCGGGCCAGTCGCTGCACCGGACGCTCTCGTCCAGGGTCGAGATCCTCGACAGCCGGACGGTACGGACCGCGATCACCGGCAGCGGCTTCTGCCAGGACACCAAGCCGTACACGCTCTACACGATCACCCGCTTCGACCGGCCGTTCACCACCTCCGGCACCTGGAACGGCGACACCGTCACCGAGGGCTCCAAGGAGTCCTCGGCCACCGGCGCCCGCAACGGCGCCTGGCTGCGCTTCGACACCACCGAGGACCGCACCGTCGAGGCCACCACCGCCCTGAGCTACGTCGACGCCAGGGGCGCCGCGCTCAACCTCCGCGCCGAGGGCGGCCGGAGCTTCGACCGGGTCGAGCGCGCCGCCCGGCAGACCTGGGAGAAGCGGCTCGAAGGCGTGAAGGCGCAGGGCGGCAGCGACCACCTCCGCCGCACCTTCTACTCCTCCCTCTACCGGTCCTTCCTCGCTCCCAACATCGGCAGCGACGTCGACGGCCGCTACACCGGCTGGGACCAGAAGATCCACCACGTCAAGGGCTTCACCTACTACCAGAACTGGTCCCTCTGGGACACCTACCGCACCCAGGCCCAGCTCCTCTCGCTGCTCGCCCCGCGCGAATCGCGCGACATGGCGATCTCGGTCCTGCGCATCGACGCCGAGAGCGGCTGGCTGCCCAAGTGGGGCTACGGCACGGTCGAGACCAACATCATGACCGGCGACCCGGTCACCCCCTTCCTCACCAACGCCTACCAGCAGGGGCTGCTGAAGGGGTACGAGGAAGAGGCGTACCGGGCCCTGAAGAAGAACGCCGACGGTGTGCCGCCCACCGACTCCGCACCCGTCGGCCGTGAGGCCAACGTCCAGTATCTGAAGGACGGCTTCGCCCCGTACATCAAGGACCGTCCGCACGCCAAGCCCGGCGACTCGGACTTCGACCACGGCGCCTCCGCCACCCTGGAGTACGCCCTCTCCGACGCGATGCTCGGCGAGATGGCCCGCGACCTCGGCCATGACGCCGACGCGAAGCGCTACGAGGACCGCGCCCAGAACTACCGGAAGATCTTCGACTCCACGACCGGCTTCTTCCGCGCCCGCGACGCCGCCGGGGCCTTCACCGGACCCGCCGACCCGGCCCAGAGCGAGGGCTTCCACGAGGGCACGTCCTGGCAGTACCAGTGGCTCGTACCGCAGGACCTGCCCGGCATGGTCTCCCTGATCGGCGGGAAGGACGCCGCCAACCAGCGGCTCGACTCCTTCTTCGCGTACGACAAGCTGCTCGCCGATCCTGCGAGGACCGCCCGCGAGGTCTGGGTCAACGGCCCGTACGCGTACTACAACGCCGACAAGTACAACCCGCAGAACGAGCCCGATCTGATCGCCCCGTACACCTATCTCTCCACCGGCCAGCCGTGGAAGACCACCGATGTGGTGCACGCGGCCCTCACCCTGTTCACCGACACCCCGACCGGCATGACGGGCAACGACGACCTCGGCACCATGTCCGCCTGGATGGTGCTGTCCTCCATCGGCGTCTTCCCGGTCCAGCCGGGCACCGACACCTGGGGACTGTCCACGCCCGCCTTCGAACGCGTCGACATCGCGCTCGACCGCCGCTACTACCCGCGCGGATCGCTGACCGTCAGCGCACCCGGCACCTCGGGCACCGACCGCTACATCCAGTCGGCCCGGCTCGACGGCACGGCGCAGTCCCGCACCTACCTCACCACCGATGACATCCGCTCGGCCCGCTCGCTCTCCTTCACGGTGGGCAGCGAGCCGTCGGCCTGGGGCACCTCGGCCGCGGACGCCCCGCCCGCACTGGGCTGA
- a CDS encoding ATP-binding protein: MKEQVTSRAAGRPCAGRPMEVLHSAEVFDGRPGCIAQARALADRFLVRLAAERLAVFGDRTRGDLILAVSELVTNADRYSQGPYLLELEGTAERVSVTVYDSSTALPLFCSPDPARPGGHGMEIVVALCDRLTAERVPVGKRIRAEFELSS; encoded by the coding sequence ATGAAGGAACAGGTCACCTCGCGAGCGGCCGGCCGACCCTGCGCGGGCCGGCCCATGGAGGTTCTGCACAGCGCCGAGGTGTTCGACGGACGGCCCGGCTGCATCGCGCAGGCCCGGGCCCTGGCCGACCGCTTCCTGGTCCGGCTGGCCGCCGAGCGGCTCGCGGTGTTCGGCGACCGCACCCGGGGCGATCTGATACTGGCCGTGAGCGAACTGGTCACCAATGCGGACCGCTACAGCCAGGGCCCGTATCTGCTGGAGCTGGAGGGCACCGCGGAGCGCGTCAGCGTCACGGTGTACGACTCCAGCACGGCCCTGCCGCTGTTCTGCTCGCCCGACCCGGCGCGCCCCGGTGGCCACGGCATGGAGATCGTCGTGGCGCTGTGCGACCGGCTGACCGCGGAGCGCGTGCCGGTGGGCAAGCGCATCCGGGCCGAGTTCGAGCTGAGCAGCTGA
- a CDS encoding SDR family NAD(P)-dependent oxidoreductase, whose translation MTVTEDSQELAPGTEEFGPGIDPERLAVCLSVLDELDAIEVDHPDAIAVRRATAGIYRTVKQRRRQERRAAKTAHDKAVTEATATGSADRIDDETQGVLPSSTARAEIAGVLQRPRSCYICKTRYVEVDAFYHQLCQQCATKNRSRRDARTDLTGRRALLTGGRAKIGMYIALRLLRDGAHTTITTRFPNDAIRRFKAMPDSDAWIHRLKIVGIDLRDPAQVVALADSVAAEGPLDILINNAAQTVRRSANAYSELVNAESAPLPAGELPAAEVIGTFGSGTVDRVAALPAARKEGLSAQDVTGLALVTGSASLERIAAGTAIDAGGLVPDLHDTNSWIQTVEEVEPIELLEVQLCNSTAPFILISRLRPAMAATAAKRAYVVNVSAMEGVFGRGYKGAGHPHTNMAKAALNMLTRTSAQEMFEKDGILMTAVDTGWITDERPHPDKIRLAEEGFHAPLDLVDGAARVYDPIVRGEEGEDLYGCFLKDYAPANW comes from the coding sequence ATGACGGTGACAGAGGACAGCCAGGAGCTCGCTCCCGGTACTGAGGAGTTCGGTCCCGGTATCGACCCGGAGCGGCTGGCCGTCTGCCTGAGCGTGCTCGACGAACTCGACGCGATCGAGGTCGACCACCCGGACGCCATCGCCGTGCGCCGCGCCACGGCCGGGATCTACCGGACCGTGAAGCAGCGCCGCCGTCAGGAGCGCCGCGCCGCCAAGACCGCGCACGACAAGGCCGTCACCGAGGCCACCGCGACCGGCTCGGCCGACCGCATCGACGACGAGACCCAGGGCGTCCTGCCCTCGTCCACGGCCCGTGCCGAGATCGCGGGCGTTCTCCAGCGCCCCCGGTCCTGCTACATCTGCAAGACCCGGTACGTCGAGGTGGACGCCTTCTACCACCAGCTCTGCCAGCAGTGCGCCACGAAGAACCGCTCCCGCCGCGACGCGCGGACCGACCTGACCGGCCGGCGCGCCCTCCTCACCGGCGGCCGGGCCAAGATCGGCATGTACATCGCGCTGCGGCTGCTGCGCGACGGCGCGCACACCACCATCACCACCCGGTTCCCCAACGACGCGATCCGCCGCTTCAAGGCGATGCCGGACAGCGACGCGTGGATCCACCGGCTGAAGATCGTCGGCATCGATCTCCGCGACCCCGCCCAGGTCGTCGCGCTCGCCGACTCGGTCGCGGCCGAGGGCCCGCTGGACATCCTGATCAACAACGCGGCACAGACCGTGCGCCGCTCCGCGAACGCGTACAGCGAACTGGTCAATGCCGAGTCCGCCCCGCTCCCGGCGGGTGAGCTGCCCGCCGCCGAGGTCATCGGCACCTTCGGCAGCGGCACCGTCGACCGTGTCGCGGCCCTGCCGGCCGCACGCAAGGAGGGCCTGAGCGCGCAGGACGTCACCGGGCTCGCCCTGGTCACCGGCTCCGCCTCGCTGGAGCGGATCGCCGCCGGAACGGCGATCGACGCGGGCGGTCTCGTACCCGACCTGCACGACACCAACAGCTGGATCCAGACGGTCGAAGAGGTCGAACCGATCGAGCTGCTGGAAGTCCAGCTCTGCAACTCCACCGCGCCGTTCATCCTGATCAGCCGCCTCCGCCCGGCGATGGCCGCGACCGCCGCCAAGCGTGCCTATGTGGTCAACGTCTCCGCGATGGAGGGCGTGTTCGGCCGTGGCTACAAGGGCGCGGGCCACCCGCACACCAACATGGCCAAGGCCGCGCTGAACATGCTCACCCGCACCAGCGCCCAGGAGATGTTCGAGAAGGACGGCATCCTGATGACCGCCGTCGACACCGGCTGGATCACCGACGAGCGCCCGCACCCGGACAAGATCCGCCTTGCCGAGGAGGGTTTCCACGCCCCGCTCGACCTGGTCGACGGCGCCGCCCGCGTCTACGACCCGATCGTGCGCGGCGAGGAGGGCGAGGACCTGTACGGCTGCTTCCTCAAGGACTACGCGCCCGCCAACTGGTAG
- a CDS encoding alpha-L-fucosidase, with product MTELPRRHVLGMTAGAAVGAALLTPATADAAPRAGAVQVHPETGAQDSDWGPVPAAVTVPLDQWFDNDGIDTADARGGDFDGSGYTFPGEELPAGEREIDGTAFLFPASGAGAKNNIVALGQRIDLPPGRYLSGLVLTACSYGAASGKATVHYADGTTSTPVLGGPDWYSGSGALTAAYRYTPGGDKDQHQVSMAISEIALDPAKEAVALTLPTTQPAEANKSSLHIFALSLQPAAQGRALTLRDAHCTTSLLDSGAQSVEATVVNAGTVGILAADGLTLSVDVPGARTVAPARITRLAPGDQARVRIGIRNRPGTAPGTARDGNVVARGRGQQAATVRRSLTLGVPDYTPTDDSLTTHQAPYWFQEAKFGIFIHWGVYSVPAWAPVGTQYAEWYWNQMQDPNNPTHTHHRDTYGESFAYDDFIPQFRAERFDPRSWVELFRDAGAQYHVLTSKHHEGFALWDTKLSDRNSVKMGPKRDLIKELFDASRRYTPQLHRGLYFSMPEWFNPDNPWMGHAPRNPYTLEPVPYTGYTAGKDYVTGFQGPQMLELIHGYDPEILWCDIGGDNDSHRVLAEYFNHAKNRARPIEVTVNNRSGIGPHDFTTPEYTTYDQIVTAKWESSRGLDPFSYGYNAQTPDEKYMSAEEIVHSLVDIVSKNGNFLLDIGPKADGTIPDIMQRRLRETGEWLKTNGEAIYDTTYWARMPQLGEDLRFTVRPDKAFYIHSLAQPGSTLTVEAPVPVRSGDRVTLLGHDRPLSWRTTGGSLVIDVPAAARRTGKHAWVFKIAWSD from the coding sequence ATGACCGAACTTCCCAGGCGCCATGTACTCGGAATGACGGCAGGGGCGGCAGTCGGCGCCGCCCTGCTCACCCCCGCCACCGCCGATGCGGCCCCGCGAGCCGGAGCCGTGCAGGTACACCCTGAGACCGGTGCGCAGGACAGCGACTGGGGCCCCGTCCCCGCCGCTGTCACCGTCCCCCTCGACCAGTGGTTCGACAACGACGGCATCGACACCGCCGATGCCCGCGGCGGCGACTTCGACGGCTCCGGCTACACCTTCCCCGGCGAGGAACTCCCCGCCGGAGAACGGGAGATCGACGGCACCGCGTTCCTCTTCCCCGCCTCCGGAGCGGGTGCCAAGAACAACATCGTCGCCCTAGGCCAGCGCATCGACCTCCCGCCCGGCCGCTATCTCAGCGGCCTCGTCCTCACCGCGTGCAGCTACGGCGCCGCATCCGGGAAGGCCACGGTCCACTACGCCGACGGCACCACATCGACCCCGGTCCTCGGCGGCCCCGACTGGTACTCCGGAAGCGGCGCCCTCACCGCCGCGTACCGCTACACGCCGGGCGGCGACAAGGACCAGCACCAGGTCTCCATGGCCATCAGCGAGATCGCGCTCGACCCGGCCAAGGAGGCCGTCGCACTCACCCTGCCCACCACCCAGCCCGCCGAGGCCAACAAGTCGTCCCTGCACATCTTCGCGCTCTCCCTCCAACCGGCCGCCCAGGGAAGGGCGTTGACACTCCGCGACGCCCACTGCACCACCTCGCTGCTGGACTCCGGCGCCCAGAGCGTCGAGGCCACCGTCGTCAACGCCGGCACGGTCGGCATCCTGGCCGCCGACGGCCTCACCCTCTCGGTCGACGTGCCCGGAGCCCGTACCGTCGCACCCGCCCGCATCACCCGGCTCGCCCCGGGCGACCAGGCCCGCGTCCGCATCGGCATCCGCAACAGACCGGGCACCGCACCCGGCACCGCCCGCGACGGCAACGTTGTCGCACGAGGACGCGGACAGCAGGCCGCCACCGTCCGGCGCTCGCTCACCCTCGGCGTCCCCGACTACACCCCGACGGACGACTCCCTCACCACCCATCAGGCGCCGTACTGGTTCCAGGAGGCGAAGTTCGGCATCTTCATCCACTGGGGGGTCTACTCCGTACCGGCCTGGGCTCCGGTCGGCACGCAGTACGCCGAGTGGTACTGGAATCAGATGCAGGACCCCAACAACCCCACCCACACCCACCACCGCGACACCTACGGCGAGTCCTTCGCCTACGACGACTTCATCCCGCAGTTCCGCGCCGAACGCTTCGACCCGCGCTCCTGGGTGGAACTCTTCCGGGACGCGGGCGCGCAGTACCACGTCCTCACCTCCAAGCACCACGAGGGCTTCGCGCTCTGGGACACCAAGCTCTCCGACCGCAACTCGGTGAAGATGGGGCCGAAGCGCGATCTGATCAAGGAGCTCTTCGACGCCTCGCGCCGCTACACCCCGCAGCTGCACCGAGGGCTGTACTTCTCGATGCCCGAGTGGTTCAACCCCGACAACCCGTGGATGGGCCACGCCCCGCGCAATCCGTACACCCTGGAGCCGGTCCCGTACACCGGATACACGGCGGGCAAGGACTATGTCACCGGGTTCCAGGGCCCGCAGATGCTGGAGCTGATCCACGGCTACGACCCCGAGATTCTCTGGTGCGACATCGGCGGCGACAACGACAGCCACCGGGTGCTGGCCGAGTACTTCAACCATGCCAAGAACCGGGCCCGCCCGATCGAGGTCACCGTCAACAACCGCTCCGGGATCGGGCCGCACGACTTCACGACGCCCGAGTACACGACGTACGACCAGATCGTCACCGCGAAGTGGGAGTCCAGCCGCGGCCTCGACCCGTTCAGCTACGGCTACAACGCCCAGACACCGGACGAGAAGTACATGAGTGCCGAGGAGATCGTGCACTCGCTCGTCGACATCGTCTCCAAGAACGGCAACTTCCTGCTCGACATCGGACCGAAGGCGGACGGCACGATCCCCGACATCATGCAGCGCAGGCTGCGCGAGACGGGGGAGTGGCTGAAGACCAACGGGGAGGCGATCTACGACACCACGTACTGGGCACGGATGCCGCAGCTCGGCGAGGATCTGAGGTTCACCGTCCGGCCGGACAAGGCGTTCTACATCCACTCCCTGGCACAGCCGGGCTCGACCCTCACCGTCGAGGCCCCGGTGCCGGTCCGCAGCGGTGACCGGGTCACCCTGCTCGGCCACGACCGGCCGCTCAGCTGGCGCACCACGGGCGGCTCGCTGGTGATCGACGTACCGGCGGCGGCCCGCAGGACCGGGAAGCACGCCTGGGTGTTCAAGATCGCCTGGTCGGACTGA